One window of Bactrocera tryoni isolate S06 chromosome 2, CSIRO_BtryS06_freeze2, whole genome shotgun sequence genomic DNA carries:
- the LOC120768847 gene encoding 60S acidic ribosomal protein P0-like: HVANGYKNLLAIAAVTERDRKEVATIKEFIRDPSKFVAVAVASAPAARAGAAAEKKEEAKKVESESEEDDDMGFGPFD; the protein is encoded by the coding sequence CATGTTGCCAATGGTTACAAGAATCTATTGGCTATTGCTGCTGTCACCGAAAGGGACAGGAAGGAAGTTGCTACCATCAAAGAGTTCATCAGGGACCCCAGCaagtttgttgctgttgcggtTGCCTCTGCTCCAGCTGCTCGTGCTGGCGCTGCTGCCGAAAAGAAGGAAGAAGCCAAAAAGGTGGAGTCGGAGTCCGAGGAAGACGACGATATGGGTTTCGGTCCCTTTGACTAA